A single region of the Microlunatus panaciterrae genome encodes:
- a CDS encoding GNAT family N-acetyltransferase gives MPHHSRRVWRASPGSLVMVIAFMAVAGLCLPALAYLIYRSQHDPVVPMVLSVLTILALLYAWRFGLHPQLRADDQGVTIRNPFRRHGFAWEDVSLIAPGENGLVIGSEEEQAEAWCVQKSNHATRQGKHTRADRISAQLFDLLEEATGPLTEQHLPGVRLRRARPYEDELLTTLERAASEAALSHVFPPEQFPYPVDTVRARWRSLLRDRQASIRLLEVEGEPVGFVAYDSSTVRHLGILPEQMRRGYGTLLLEHATSEIFDRAAPSAALWVLEDNKIARDFYLGQGWVETDDRRECAFPPGPTEMMMTKRNPAAPRRSR, from the coding sequence ATGCCCCACCACTCCCGACGGGTCTGGCGTGCATCCCCTGGCTCACTGGTCATGGTGATCGCCTTCATGGCCGTCGCCGGCCTCTGCCTGCCGGCGCTGGCCTACCTGATCTACCGATCGCAGCATGACCCTGTCGTTCCGATGGTGCTGAGTGTGCTCACCATCCTTGCGTTGCTCTACGCCTGGCGCTTCGGCCTGCATCCCCAGCTGCGCGCGGATGATCAGGGGGTGACCATCCGCAACCCGTTCCGCCGCCATGGATTCGCCTGGGAGGACGTCTCCTTGATCGCACCCGGTGAGAACGGGCTGGTGATCGGTTCCGAGGAGGAACAGGCCGAGGCGTGGTGCGTGCAGAAGTCCAACCACGCGACAAGACAGGGCAAGCACACCAGGGCAGACCGGATATCGGCGCAGCTCTTCGACCTGCTGGAGGAGGCCACCGGACCGCTCACCGAGCAGCACCTGCCCGGGGTGCGGCTCCGCCGCGCCCGCCCGTACGAGGACGAGCTGCTCACCACGCTCGAACGCGCCGCCAGCGAGGCAGCGCTGAGCCATGTCTTCCCGCCCGAGCAGTTCCCCTACCCCGTGGACACCGTTCGGGCCCGCTGGCGCAGCCTGCTGCGGGACAGGCAGGCCAGCATCCGCCTTCTCGAGGTCGAGGGCGAGCCTGTCGGGTTCGTCGCCTACGACTCCAGCACGGTGCGGCATCTGGGGATCCTGCCGGAGCAGATGCGTCGCGGCTATGGGACGTTGCTGCTGGAGCACGCCACCTCCGAGATTTTCGACCGGGCTGCGCCGTCCGCGGCGCTGTGGGTGCTCGAGGACAACAAGATCGCGCGCGACTTCTACCTCGGCCAGGGTTGGGTGGAGACCGATGATCGCCGCGAGTGCGCGTTCCCACCCGGCCCGACAGAGATGATGATGACCAAGCGCAACCCGGCTGCGCCGCGGCGGAGTCGATGA
- a CDS encoding endonuclease/exonuclease/phosphatase family protein: MPRRFQALWVSLGVLALPPGLLATFLRVSAPTDDIPAMAASFIPFGLLAFLAAFIFLGVALVRARTRLALGVLFAITACLLALQLSWIIPYYTPDDRQATTAPVTLMSLNLLAGQADPSQVMAQARRADLVVLLEYTPAEADALHGLGIDQRFPYSVGDPRPGDFAGSAIYSRYPLTDPQPLPEMSFPQWMVTTRLPGIGAVQVVAAHPCNPLCGSGRWNLEHRQLRRSVRPYLNRRLIIAGDFNAVNDHQPMRDLRSDGLRGADDLVGAGWLPTYPAKGRIPPIIGIDHVMLSPLLTATAIETFRVDGTDHLGLITRVAGTTRRER; encoded by the coding sequence ATGCCTAGACGGTTCCAGGCCCTCTGGGTCTCGCTGGGGGTGCTGGCCCTTCCGCCAGGTCTGCTGGCCACCTTTCTGCGCGTGTCCGCGCCCACTGATGACATCCCGGCGATGGCCGCCTCGTTCATCCCGTTCGGGCTGCTCGCCTTCCTGGCGGCGTTCATCTTCCTCGGGGTGGCACTCGTGCGGGCGAGGACACGCCTCGCCCTCGGCGTGCTCTTCGCCATCACCGCCTGCCTGCTTGCCCTGCAGCTGTCGTGGATCATCCCCTACTACACTCCGGATGATCGCCAGGCAACCACCGCACCAGTGACGTTGATGAGCCTCAACCTGCTCGCCGGCCAGGCCGATCCGAGCCAGGTCATGGCTCAGGCGCGCAGGGCTGATCTTGTCGTGCTGCTGGAGTACACACCGGCCGAGGCCGACGCCTTGCACGGTCTCGGCATCGACCAGCGCTTCCCTTACTCCGTTGGCGATCCCCGCCCGGGCGACTTCGCCGGCTCGGCCATCTATTCCCGGTATCCGTTGACCGACCCGCAGCCACTCCCGGAGATGTCCTTTCCCCAATGGATGGTGACGACGCGGTTGCCGGGCATCGGAGCAGTTCAGGTGGTGGCGGCACATCCGTGCAACCCGCTCTGTGGCAGCGGCCGCTGGAACCTGGAGCACCGACAGCTGCGCCGCAGCGTCAGGCCCTACCTGAACCGGAGGTTGATCATCGCCGGCGACTTCAACGCGGTCAATGATCATCAGCCGATGCGTGACCTTCGCAGCGACGGTCTCCGCGGTGCAGACGACCTGGTTGGCGCGGGCTGGCTGCCGACCTACCCTGCGAAGGGTCGGATCCCGCCCATCATCGGCATCGACCACGTCATGCTCAGCCCACTCCTGACAGCAACCGCGATCGAGACGTTCCGGGTGGACGGCACCGATCATCTGGGACTGATCACCCGGGTGGCCGGCACCACCCGGCGGGAGAGATGA
- a CDS encoding DegV family protein: MAGVAVVTDSTASLGSLRADRAGVGVVPLQVVIDGISRPESEESVTPAEVARALRARKRVSTSRPSPEAFKIMYEGLAERGYAEVVSVHLSSRISGTCEAAEVAARTAPIAVTVVDSGTMAMAAGFAVLAGADLASRGAGAAEVSELVRRRAAASEIFFYVDTLEYLRRGGRIGAAAAMLGSALSVKPLLRVTGGEIRPFERVRTTSKAMLRMEELGVAALARAAGSAAAVEVEIHHLDNRECAEHLLQRLRGRVSTLGEITISEVSAVLGVHAGPGTVGLVVSPAVP, from the coding sequence ATGGCAGGCGTCGCGGTGGTGACCGACTCTACGGCGTCGCTGGGGTCGTTGCGGGCAGATCGGGCCGGAGTCGGCGTGGTTCCTCTGCAGGTGGTCATCGACGGCATCAGCCGGCCGGAGTCGGAGGAGTCGGTGACGCCGGCAGAGGTGGCTCGTGCGCTGCGGGCGAGGAAGCGGGTCAGCACGTCACGACCTTCACCCGAGGCGTTCAAGATCATGTATGAGGGGTTGGCGGAGCGGGGGTACGCGGAGGTGGTGTCGGTACACCTGAGCAGCAGGATCTCGGGCACCTGCGAGGCGGCCGAGGTCGCGGCCAGGACGGCGCCGATTGCGGTCACGGTTGTGGATAGCGGCACGATGGCGATGGCGGCAGGCTTCGCCGTGCTGGCTGGGGCGGACCTGGCCAGCAGGGGAGCGGGCGCCGCCGAGGTCTCCGAGCTGGTGCGACGGCGCGCCGCGGCGAGCGAGATCTTCTTCTATGTGGACACGCTGGAGTATCTGCGCAGGGGTGGCCGGATCGGCGCAGCGGCTGCCATGCTCGGCTCCGCCCTGTCGGTCAAGCCTCTGCTCAGGGTGACCGGCGGGGAGATCCGCCCGTTTGAGCGGGTCCGGACGACCTCCAAGGCGATGCTGCGGATGGAAGAGCTGGGGGTGGCTGCCCTTGCCCGTGCCGCCGGTTCGGCCGCTGCGGTGGAGGTCGAGATCCACCACCTGGACAACCGCGAGTGCGCTGAGCATCTGCTGCAGCGCCTTCGTGGCCGGGTCTCCACTCTGGGCGAGATCACCATCTCGGAGGTGAGCGCGGTCCTCGGCGTGCATGCCGGTCCCGGCACCGTCGGCCTCGTCGTATCCCCCGCCGTTCCCTGA
- a CDS encoding ComEC/Rec2 family competence protein, protein MALATWAATWLGTSGWSSAAPLVGLASLLVVIIACLRRSSRLTALAVLLATGLAVGMLQTYRVSGSLVRQLATAGAVVSAEVAISGDPHRQAGAAGQPDFLMVRAVLVEIKARGETWRVRSPVLLMVAGTEVDDWARIPVGSRLQIKGRLRPPNAGDDLAAVVRIRGPSVVVAAPGRGLRWVEHVREGLRRSVAERSPEQRALVPALVLGDTSGISTTMRTEFQDTGLTHLMAVSGANLTLLLAFLMLLARWLGVRGRWLRFVGLSGVFVFVALCRTEPSVLRAAAMGLVALAALGSGGAQKGLRSLAAAMVVLLLLDPWLSRSIGFALSVLASGGIVWWAGRWAAMLQRWLPRIIAEAVAVPLAAHLATLPLVAAISGRVSVVGLLANAVAGPFVGPATVLGFAAAGLSLLSGWAAAIAGFGAAWSAQGILWTARLGARLPGAAWSWPVSPASLLLLAVAALGLAWTMPRLLGRPWAASLLALVMTLGFLRAPVQPGWPPPDWLMVSCDVGQGDGLVVNAGRRQGLVIDTGPDPAPMDRCLDQLGIESVPLLILSHYHADHVGGLTSVVRQRRVGEIWVSPLASPVAEARTVARLAHADRVPVRVPGVGESASLGSLHWQVIGPVGPPAAAAALAGEEESSVENDSSLVVMLVAHGVRILLTGDAEPAAQQALLRSGADLSADVLKLPHHGSARQDARFIAATHARVAIASAGLNNDYGHPAPRTVRLAESLGMTVLRTDLQGSVAIVRGSTGMTAVVQRQLTAAGR, encoded by the coding sequence GTGGCGCTCGCGACCTGGGCGGCCACGTGGCTGGGCACGTCGGGTTGGTCGTCAGCGGCACCGCTGGTCGGCTTGGCCTCGCTGCTGGTGGTGATCATCGCCTGCCTACGACGGTCGTCTCGGCTGACTGCGCTGGCCGTGCTGCTTGCCACCGGTCTGGCCGTCGGCATGCTTCAGACGTATCGGGTGTCGGGCTCGTTGGTACGCCAGCTGGCGACGGCCGGGGCCGTGGTGTCGGCCGAGGTGGCCATCAGTGGCGATCCCCACCGGCAGGCTGGAGCCGCGGGACAACCGGACTTCCTGATGGTCCGGGCCGTGCTGGTCGAGATCAAAGCCCGCGGAGAGACCTGGCGGGTGCGCTCGCCGGTGCTGCTGATGGTCGCCGGCACCGAGGTGGACGACTGGGCCCGGATCCCGGTCGGCTCAAGGCTGCAGATCAAGGGCAGGCTTCGGCCCCCGAACGCCGGGGATGATCTTGCTGCGGTGGTGAGGATTCGCGGTCCGTCGGTCGTGGTCGCCGCCCCCGGCCGAGGACTGCGGTGGGTGGAGCACGTGCGGGAAGGGCTCCGCCGTTCCGTCGCCGAACGTAGCCCGGAACAGCGGGCCCTGGTGCCGGCCCTTGTCCTGGGCGATACCTCGGGGATCTCGACCACGATGAGGACCGAGTTCCAGGACACCGGACTGACCCATTTGATGGCCGTGTCCGGAGCGAATCTGACCCTACTGCTCGCGTTCCTGATGCTGCTCGCCCGATGGCTGGGAGTGCGTGGCCGCTGGTTGCGGTTCGTCGGGCTGTCAGGGGTCTTCGTGTTCGTCGCACTCTGTCGGACCGAACCGAGCGTGCTCCGTGCCGCGGCGATGGGCCTGGTTGCGCTCGCGGCCCTCGGTAGTGGGGGCGCCCAGAAAGGATTACGAAGCCTGGCCGCCGCGATGGTGGTGCTGCTGCTCCTCGACCCGTGGCTGAGCCGTTCGATCGGTTTCGCCCTGTCGGTGCTGGCCAGCGGCGGGATCGTGTGGTGGGCAGGTCGGTGGGCGGCGATGCTGCAGCGGTGGCTGCCGCGGATCATCGCCGAGGCGGTGGCGGTGCCGCTGGCGGCCCATCTGGCGACCCTCCCGTTGGTGGCGGCGATCTCTGGCCGGGTGAGTGTGGTCGGTCTGCTGGCCAATGCCGTGGCCGGGCCGTTCGTCGGCCCGGCCACCGTGTTGGGCTTCGCCGCAGCCGGACTTTCCCTGCTGAGCGGCTGGGCGGCAGCGATCGCCGGGTTCGGTGCGGCCTGGTCGGCCCAGGGCATCCTGTGGACAGCGCGGCTGGGCGCCAGGCTGCCCGGTGCTGCCTGGTCGTGGCCCGTGTCACCGGCCTCCCTGCTGCTGTTGGCGGTCGCGGCTCTCGGACTGGCCTGGACGATGCCCAGGCTGCTCGGTCGACCGTGGGCGGCGTCACTGCTGGCCCTTGTGATGACCCTGGGGTTCCTCCGAGCTCCCGTCCAGCCCGGATGGCCACCGCCTGACTGGTTGATGGTTTCCTGCGATGTCGGACAGGGAGACGGGTTGGTCGTGAACGCCGGTCGGCGGCAGGGGTTGGTGATCGACACCGGCCCGGACCCGGCTCCGATGGACCGTTGTCTTGATCAGCTGGGGATCGAGTCGGTGCCGTTGCTGATCTTGAGCCACTACCACGCTGACCACGTGGGCGGCCTGACGAGTGTGGTCCGGCAGAGACGCGTCGGAGAGATCTGGGTGAGTCCACTCGCCTCGCCGGTCGCAGAGGCGCGCACGGTGGCGAGGCTGGCGCATGCCGACCGGGTGCCGGTCCGGGTCCCTGGGGTTGGTGAGTCAGCCTCGTTGGGTTCCCTGCACTGGCAGGTGATCGGTCCGGTCGGTCCACCCGCGGCCGCGGCTGCCCTTGCGGGAGAGGAGGAGTCGTCAGTGGAGAATGACTCGAGCCTGGTCGTGATGCTGGTGGCACACGGGGTGCGGATCCTGCTGACCGGTGACGCCGAGCCGGCGGCGCAGCAGGCCCTTCTACGTTCCGGGGCCGACCTCTCGGCCGACGTGCTCAAGCTGCCGCACCACGGGTCGGCTCGCCAGGACGCTCGGTTCATCGCGGCCACCCATGCGCGGGTCGCGATCGCCAGCGCCGGTCTGAACAATGACTACGGCCACCCGGCGCCGCGGACCGTCCGGCTGGCCGAGTCACTCGGCATGACCGTGCTCCGGACCGACCTGCAGGGGTCTGTGGCCATCGTCCGCGGGTCGACCGGAATGACAGCGGTGGTGCAGCGCCAGCTCACCGCCGCAGGAAGGTGA
- a CDS encoding helix-hairpin-helix domain-containing protein encodes MVGRRGREDPLLAAEVRERLAHILAENGPRRARAVGTTSSPPLTSTALVTGSRQRQPKGRAVAGDGHAGKVTATPFTARRIDPPPLEPSEYWDDEEPVSAPPQRRTRESRPVGAGSPATTEQLDLPPMPEPLRARFTRTHLVVLCVLALIGIAAAGWSVLRARPVALATPVSSPPAAAATPVNTPVPTPTMIMVHVLGAVRKPGVVSLPQGARVADALHAAGGLTRDARPGSLNLAQILSDGQQVLVGTTRDPAGEVRDGNGAAGGTGTGSDGSGAMVDLNTATAQQLEDLPGVGPVTADKILAWRTEHGRFTRVEELQEVAGIGPKTFADIAPHVRV; translated from the coding sequence ATGGTGGGACGTCGAGGCAGGGAGGACCCGTTGCTGGCCGCCGAGGTGCGCGAGCGGTTGGCACACATCCTGGCCGAGAATGGCCCACGACGTGCCAGGGCGGTCGGGACCACCAGCAGCCCCCCGCTGACCTCGACCGCCCTGGTCACCGGCTCCCGCCAGCGGCAGCCGAAAGGGCGCGCCGTTGCCGGGGATGGCCACGCTGGCAAGGTCACTGCTACGCCGTTCACGGCGCGACGCATCGACCCACCCCCTCTTGAGCCATCGGAGTACTGGGACGACGAGGAGCCCGTGTCGGCCCCACCCCAGCGGCGGACCCGCGAGAGCCGACCGGTCGGCGCCGGTTCGCCGGCGACAACCGAGCAGCTCGATCTGCCGCCGATGCCGGAGCCGCTCAGGGCACGGTTCACCCGCACCCACCTGGTGGTGCTGTGCGTCCTGGCGCTGATCGGGATCGCTGCAGCCGGCTGGTCGGTGTTGAGAGCTCGGCCCGTGGCGCTGGCCACGCCCGTGAGCTCGCCACCCGCGGCCGCAGCGACGCCGGTGAACACGCCCGTGCCGACTCCGACGATGATCATGGTGCATGTCCTCGGAGCCGTACGGAAGCCCGGCGTCGTCAGCCTGCCGCAGGGAGCACGCGTTGCCGACGCTCTGCACGCTGCCGGCGGCCTGACACGTGACGCTCGGCCGGGCAGCCTCAACCTCGCCCAGATCCTGAGCGACGGCCAGCAGGTGCTGGTCGGCACCACCCGGGACCCCGCGGGCGAGGTGCGCGACGGCAACGGCGCAGCCGGTGGGACCGGTACCGGCTCGGATGGTTCCGGTGCAATGGTCGATCTCAACACTGCCACGGCGCAGCAGTTGGAGGATCTGCCCGGGGTGGGCCCGGTCACCGCCGATAAGATTCTTGCCTGGCGCACCGAGCACGGCCGGTTCACTCGGGTTGAGGAGCTCCAGGAGGTGGCAGGGATCGGCCCCAAGACCTTCGCCGACATCGCTCCGCATGTCAGGGTGTGA
- a CDS encoding serine/threonine-protein kinase: protein MDIGHYTLIGQLPSGRYGAIWRARDPHGTEVVLKQLALAQVERRPLIRAVATGFGGLRHVNLARCFDPVEDDSGIWLVEEWVPGVSLSALGGTSPLSWRQMLGVLHGALQGLAVAHRQGLSHGDLSPRTIMVSADGTPKVIGCGAWAGQPEVAGISGYASPEVLAGWPLAPTADVYSAGAMLARAVLGQPVSDPASPTTAVPLDSVQPDLRTVLTRALSVDPDARQPDAQVLLDELDHAATRAFGVGWWTLEGLAAAVSSWGVSTAGSVGGSPGIVGGSEPTLAPAGGYGAVSGSINLRGDLGPGAVAGAYAPMGGAAAAVAPARRSGSPPRPRRLIAVAAAGTALVILAVVLYVFARPPSTEADPQASTGAETTTNQRPPTSPPAPSPTPTPKPKPSPTPTTSPTPRPQSAAGFAGVYRFQSVVTKSNLTSEPVGRKATSTWVVKTTCRKARCTTSVSSSGGGREPMTVKAGGWSNRSKGNGRCVNVRTGVATGQLVPTLFTRTVSPTQRTGAQITKMAGTERFRQLKRCNNQVAPLAEVRRKVTITFLRR, encoded by the coding sequence GGCGGGCACGAGACCCGCATGGCACAGAGGTCGTCCTCAAGCAGCTCGCGTTGGCGCAGGTGGAGCGGAGGCCCTTGATCCGGGCGGTCGCGACCGGCTTCGGCGGGCTCCGACACGTCAACCTCGCTCGCTGTTTCGATCCGGTGGAGGACGACAGCGGCATCTGGCTCGTCGAGGAATGGGTGCCTGGAGTCAGCCTTTCCGCCCTCGGCGGCACCAGCCCGCTGTCCTGGCGGCAGATGCTCGGCGTGCTGCACGGAGCGCTGCAAGGACTGGCGGTCGCCCATCGGCAGGGCCTCAGCCATGGTGACCTGTCACCGCGCACCATCATGGTGAGCGCCGACGGCACACCCAAGGTGATCGGCTGCGGGGCGTGGGCGGGGCAACCCGAGGTGGCCGGGATCAGCGGGTATGCGAGCCCTGAGGTGCTCGCCGGCTGGCCCCTGGCACCGACCGCCGACGTCTACTCGGCCGGGGCGATGCTGGCCCGCGCGGTGTTGGGCCAGCCGGTCAGCGACCCGGCATCGCCGACAACGGCAGTGCCACTGGACAGTGTGCAGCCCGACCTCCGGACGGTCCTCACCCGGGCGCTCTCGGTGGATCCGGACGCGCGGCAACCGGACGCGCAGGTGTTGCTCGATGAGCTGGACCACGCTGCCACCCGAGCGTTCGGGGTGGGCTGGTGGACTCTGGAGGGACTGGCCGCAGCGGTCTCAAGCTGGGGCGTCTCCACCGCCGGGTCGGTGGGCGGTTCCCCCGGCATCGTCGGGGGCAGTGAGCCGACCCTGGCGCCGGCAGGTGGGTACGGCGCGGTTTCCGGCAGCATCAACCTGCGAGGCGACCTGGGCCCAGGCGCGGTGGCGGGCGCCTACGCACCAATGGGCGGTGCCGCCGCGGCAGTGGCACCAGCTCGTCGGTCCGGCTCCCCCCCGCGGCCGCGTCGGCTGATCGCCGTCGCGGCGGCGGGCACTGCGCTGGTGATCTTGGCGGTGGTCCTGTACGTGTTCGCCCGGCCACCTTCGACCGAGGCTGACCCGCAGGCGTCGACCGGCGCCGAGACGACCACGAACCAGCGGCCGCCAACCTCGCCACCGGCGCCCAGCCCCACGCCCACCCCCAAACCCAAGCCGAGCCCCACGCCGACCACATCGCCCACCCCGAGACCGCAGTCGGCTGCCGGCTTTGCCGGGGTCTACCGCTTCCAGTCGGTGGTCACAAAGTCGAATCTGACGAGCGAGCCCGTCGGCCGCAAGGCCACCTCGACCTGGGTGGTCAAGACGACCTGCCGGAAGGCGCGTTGCACGACGTCGGTCTCCTCCTCCGGGGGCGGCCGGGAACCGATGACGGTGAAGGCGGGCGGTTGGAGCAACCGGTCCAAGGGCAACGGTCGCTGCGTCAATGTGCGCACCGGTGTGGCCACTGGTCAGTTGGTGCCGACGCTGTTCACACGGACGGTCAGCCCGACCCAGCGAACAGGTGCCCAGATCACGAAGATGGCAGGAACCGAACGCTTCCGGCAGCTCAAGCGGTGCAACAACCAGGTCGCACCGCTGGCCGAGGTACGGAGAAAGGTCACTATCACCTTCCTGCGGCGGTGA
- a CDS encoding pentapeptide repeat-containing protein yields MERKWILGLGLGLAAVAVALLGVVIGLAWRPTAPATATAGLSSAQLQEEKLRQEIRALEISNAQASGPQHAFLAWAPFITALGAIVAVGATLWKQSSELTAARLQLSDEHEKSRIAQEQWRAEFLEDQRNARSQRDDESLRRFDSNLTSVITNLGSASETLQVNAAAALATYLKPRYAAFHQDLLFVISANLRLRPGEAVVRVLRSDLERLLRLILDRTAVTAGELPSELDLARARLDRLDLSGLDLRGIAVDVAFADLTGARMVGTLLPRLKAREVILEGAHCSRADLGEARLNGAHARGVVMHGTNLVSATLKNADLQGAQFQQARLQEAHFEGAVLVGANFTDADVANAFFWKATFDDAALISIAGGAHRWRENTNFDAATRARLEQLAAPSG; encoded by the coding sequence ATGGAACGGAAGTGGATCCTCGGGCTCGGGCTCGGGCTGGCCGCCGTAGCCGTCGCCCTGCTCGGCGTCGTGATCGGGCTGGCCTGGCGGCCCACCGCCCCAGCGACAGCCACCGCCGGTCTCTCCTCGGCTCAGCTGCAGGAGGAGAAGCTGAGGCAGGAGATCAGGGCCCTGGAGATCTCCAACGCCCAGGCCTCCGGCCCGCAGCACGCCTTCCTTGCCTGGGCGCCCTTCATCACCGCACTCGGCGCGATCGTGGCTGTCGGCGCGACGCTGTGGAAACAGTCGAGCGAGCTGACAGCCGCCCGGCTCCAGCTCAGCGACGAACACGAGAAGTCACGCATCGCGCAGGAGCAGTGGCGCGCCGAGTTCCTCGAAGACCAACGCAACGCCCGCAGCCAGCGTGACGACGAGTCACTGCGACGCTTCGACTCCAACCTGACCTCGGTCATCACCAATCTCGGTTCGGCGTCCGAGACGCTCCAGGTCAACGCAGCCGCCGCGCTGGCGACGTATCTGAAACCCCGCTATGCCGCGTTCCACCAGGACCTGCTCTTCGTCATTTCGGCGAACCTGCGGCTCCGTCCCGGTGAGGCGGTCGTCCGGGTGCTGCGCTCCGACCTCGAGCGGTTGCTGCGGCTCATCCTCGACCGCACCGCAGTCACCGCAGGCGAACTGCCGTCGGAGCTCGACCTGGCCCGGGCTCGGCTGGACCGGTTGGACCTGTCCGGTCTGGACCTCCGAGGCATCGCCGTCGACGTGGCATTCGCCGACCTGACCGGAGCCCGGATGGTGGGAACCCTGCTGCCCCGGCTGAAGGCTCGGGAGGTGATCTTGGAGGGAGCGCACTGTTCGCGGGCAGATCTCGGCGAGGCCAGGCTCAATGGAGCCCACGCTCGTGGCGTCGTGATGCACGGCACCAACCTGGTCTCAGCCACGCTGAAGAACGCCGACCTCCAGGGGGCTCAGTTCCAGCAAGCCAGGCTGCAGGAGGCCCATTTCGAGGGTGCCGTCCTGGTCGGCGCCAACTTCACCGACGCGGACGTGGCGAATGCGTTCTTCTGGAAGGCGACTTTCGACGATGCGGCACTGATCAGCATCGCCGGAGGCGCCCACCGATGGCGTGAGAACACCAACTTCGACGCCGCGACCAGGGCGCGACTCGAGCAGCTCGCCGCACCCTCTGGCTGA